A window of Vigna unguiculata cultivar IT97K-499-35 chromosome 4, ASM411807v1, whole genome shotgun sequence contains these coding sequences:
- the LOC114182554 gene encoding uncharacterized protein LOC114182554, with translation MSRNMVSPKHVGNAESFGECGEFWGVFGKEHEHVSSSSFDEVLACKGASPMKPIASEKDLVVFLSGEVEKENSSQRNSSLQLDPLQLDPVNTRGILPKYLRRRRVKN, from the exons ATGTCAAGGAATATGGTTTCGCCAAAACATGTCGGGAATGCGGAGAGTTTTGGGGAATGCGGAGAGTTTTGGGGAGTGTTTGGAAAG GAGCATGAACATGTTAGTAGTTCAAGTTTTGATGAAGTTCTAGCTTGCAAAGGTGCTTCACCCATGAAACCAATTGCGTCGGAGAAG gACCTTGTAGTATTTCTCTCGGGGGAAGTGGAGAAGGAAAACTCTTCACAAAGAAACAGTAGTTTACAGCTTGACCCTTTACAGCTTGACCCTGTAAACACCAGAGGAATTCTACCAAAATATCTGAGAAGACGGCGCGTGAAGAATTAA
- the LOC114181244 gene encoding zinc finger BED domain-containing protein DAYSLEEPER-like has translation MILDPRMKLEALRFYYSKLDSSTCDEKLIHIKGKMYKLFEEYVSVSVKSISSNASSSQFTCSTEEHLNMEEDKEIDPYNEYINYVSQNVNVTDKSELDLYLTETPLEPKYFPKLYVLSYWKDRHERYPNLCRLACEVLSIPITIVASEFAFSISGHVLNKYRSNLLPNNVQALILTQNWLHGFENIDEDNEDDQKEEEIVLDFSIHDSNAPHV, from the exons ATGATTCTTGACCCACGGATGAAACTTGAAGCACTCCGATTCTATTACTCCAAGCTTGATTCTTCTACTTGTGATGAAAAGCTTATTCATATAAAAGGGAAGATGTACAAACTTTTTGAAGAATACGTGAGTGTGAGTGTGAAGTCAATTTCATCTAATGCATCAAGTTCTCAATTCACTTGTTCAACAGAAGAACATTTGAACATGGAAGAAGACAAAGAGATTGATCCATACAAT gaATATATCAATTACGTAAGCCAAAATGTGAATGTAACCGACAAGTCTGAGTTGGATCTGTATCTAACTGAAACACCACTTGAGCCAAAGTATTTTCCAAAGTTATATGTTTTGAGCTATTGGAAGGATCGTCACGAACGTTATCCAAATCTATGTAGACTAGCATGCGAGGTGTTAAGTATTCCAATAACAATTGTTGCCAGTGAGTTTGCATTTAGCATTAGTGGTCACGTGCTTAACAAGTATCGATCTAATCTTCTTCCTAACAATGTTCAAGCACtgattttaactcaaaattggTTACatggttttgaaaatattg atgaagataatGAAGATGATCAAAAGGAAGAGGAAATTGTTCTAGACTTTTCAATCCATGACTCCAATGCACCTCATGTGTAG